One Vicia villosa cultivar HV-30 ecotype Madison, WI linkage group LG5, Vvil1.0, whole genome shotgun sequence genomic window, GACACGTTCGGGTTCGGTTACACTAGGCCAATGAGAAACGGACACATGTTAGTTACATTCAATCACTTTTGTTTTTGTGGGACACCACGGTACACTCAGTTATATTAGTCCCCTTCATATCAAgaatcttcttcacctctcctccttGGTTTTTCTCTTCTCTATATCCTTTTTACACCACGGTACACTCAGTTATATTAGTCCCCAATCATGGTTAGTTTCCGTTAGTTTCGACCTTCTCGGACTTTTTTGTTGTGATATATAGACAGACAACAAAGCTATGGGAATTAATATTGTTTCTGCCATGGGAGTTTGTTTGGGAAGCCAAGTCAAAGCTGATGGCCAAACTAATTCTGGTATTAATAATCTTACATATGTGTAGTACTAGTATAGAAATAGTAGTATGTTGTTGATGTAAGTTTAGTTTTATTGATCATGTTATTTCGGTTTCAGGGTTAAGTTCAAAGAGTGTGAATCTTGATACAGAAGATATAATTCTCACTAGCCCAACTAGTGAGATTGAGATATCGGCCGGATCGGTGTCTCGGACTGATCCGTGTGTGGGGGAGATTTTGCAGTCATCGAATTTGAAGAGCTTTGCTTTGACAGAACTTCAGGCTGCCACGAGAAATTTTCGTGTAGACAGTGTGTTAGGAGATGGAGGATTTGGATCAGTTTTTAAGGGTTGGATTGATGAAAACTCGGCTTCTGCTGCTAAGCCTGGCAAAGGCATTGCTGTTGCTGTCAAAAAACTTTGTCAGGATGGGCTCAAAGGTCATGAGGAGATGTTGGTAAGTTTAACTTGTCTGATTAAGAAGTAAACAATGCCTCTTTTACATGTTTAGTTATTGTGAGCTGTGTGATTTTCACATTTCAATTCATTGGATGGATTATGGATATTGTTACAAGGTGTCACAATTCATTAACCATCAACTGAGAACAACAGACAGCAATATTTGATGTCATTAACTACAAATTTTAGGTGTTGAAATCTAGATATACTTATTTACTATTACATGGTTTTCAGGTGTTTAAATGTACACTTGAGAATTGTAGTTACTGATGTTCAAAATCGTACTCAGTTGTATTTAGCGAATGGTTAATAAATTATGATTGGAGGTGGTAAAACGATCTCGGCTTGTTAAACCCACCATTTTTGGCGGGCTAAGTCAAAGTTTCAAACATTTTGACGGCCGTCCGGTTTTTTGCAGGCTTTAGCAGGGCAAGCCTAAACAGATTTGGCATGTTTGTCAATGTCAAATTTGTATGTCAAATATAATTTCTCTTAACTATTACTGTTACATGTTTGAGAATATTTTTACTCGTTTTatcttgtttgtttcttttctaagctaattttatTAGTTGTTGGGAAAGTAAGAGGGGTTTGTTTCATGTTACATCAATCTGTTCTCCATTTCTATTTTAGGCTGATGTCAATTATCTAGGCCAACTTTCACATCCTCATCTAGTGAAACTGATTGGATACTGCCTTGAGGATGAAAACAAGCTTCTGGTCTACGAATTTATGCCGCGTGGCAGCTTGGAGAATCACTTGTTTCTCAGTGAGTTCTTCTCTTTGCATCCTTTCACGTTGTTGTACTTGACAAGGCATGCCTAGCATTACCAATAATGTTGTACTTGACAAGGCATGCCTAACATTATCAATAATGTTGTAACAGGAGGCTCATATTTTCAACCTCTTTCTTGGTGCCTACGTTTGAAGGTTGCTATTGGTGTTGCGAAAGGCCTCGCATTTCTTCACAGTGCGGATAAAAAAGTGATATACCGAAATTTCAAGACTTCAAATGTCTTGCTAGATTCAGTATGTGTCCTTTTGTACAAGCACAGCACAACTCACACACACTAATATATAATGTTTATTTGAGTATCATAACTGAAAATTTCCTTGCTGATTTGATCACAGAATTATAATGCAAAACTTTCTAATTTTGGGCTGGCAAAGGTCGGGTCCGCGGTTGATAAAGGTCGTGTCTCCACCAGACTAACCTATGGATATGCAGCTCCAGAATACGTAGCCACCGGTATTGTGTTGAGTTTATTAACTTACTCAAGAATCAACTATTAACTATCATTTTGGTTAGTGactaaaataagataaaaacttttgtttttgaaggtattcACAGTGCTAAGAGTGGTGTCTATAGTTTTGGAGTTGTCCTATTGGAAATATTATCAGGGAGGAGAGTTGTTGACAAGAACAGACCACAAAGACAACAGAATTTGGTGGAATGGGCTAAGCCTTATCTGCCCAGCAAGCGTAAGATTTTGCGCGTAATGGATAACCGTCTTGAAGGCCAATATGAACTAGACGATGCATATAAGGTTGCTACACTCTCCCTAAGGTGCCTCGCAACAGAAGCCAAGTTGAGACCAAACATGGATGAGGTTGTCACTAATTTGGAGCTGTTGCAGGTTCAAAATGTAGATGGGTGCAATCAGAATCATTTGCGTAGAAGAAGTGCTGATGATGTTACCCGTGTTAGAACAGCCACGGCTTATCCTCAACGCTCTACGTCTATGCTCTGTACATGACATTTCACATTGCAAAATGCAGATATAGCAGCATCCTTGAGAGTTAACAAAGCTAAATGTACTTGAATGCAGTGAAGCCCATACCATGAAGTGTTACCAAATAAATTGTACATATTTTACTATAGAATAATGTTTCATAACCAAATTTCTCTTGGACATTTTGCTTGTTGAGAAGGCCTATGTCTATGAATAATTGGATCTAGTGTTTGGGCTTTTCTAGAGCTTTTGTATGTTTCTCTGTTTAGCTCAATTATATTGTAATCTATTTGTTATATAGTTTCCTAATTCCTAATTTAATATATGAAACCATAGTTTAATAGTTTGATACAGTTATATTGACTGAATCAACTTCAatcttatatttaaaaatattagttCCCTATCATCCAAGTTTGACTATGTCCTTGATTGGCTGCTACTATTAATAACTATCAAAGTAGGTGATTGGTAATTGATTAACAAAAAACGTATACATAGAAGACTTGGAAATTGGAATAGTAGCTAGATTCATACAAGTCAGAGTCTTACAATTCAAGTCTTTCAATGAATTGTATGTAGTTTGATATATACACATAATTTCTTCAATACCTAAACCTTGCTTTCAAGACTGAAATCGTAGTTACGATAAAGGTCAGATAACTTGATATTATATAACTTTGCTCAAAATTATTCTGTACAAGCTTTTATTAATTAATACAAAATTGACTTGGATCAGTATGTTAACCATGTGCTCAACAATGCCGATTTCACTAACTGAAACTAAGTGATTGCCGAACATTGCGATGAACAGGCAGGCACCCATAGGGGAAGATTTTGCTTTCCAAGAAATGAATGCAGATCTCTCATCACCAAGTTCTTACAAGGCCAGGTGCCCAACTTTTCCAATCAAACCTTCCAACGGATTTATTTCTTAAGCTGACCATGTCTCTCAATTCAAAAACCTTCTTCAGATAACTACTCCCCTGTTTAGCTGGTTCCCTCTCGGCATCCTCTACAGATAAATTtacttcttttccttctccagTTTCTGCAACAGCTTGGGAAATGCATTCATCCGCAGGAACGGTCTCGTTGATAATGTTGTCAAGAATCTCAACCACCTCGCTCATTTTTGGGCGAGACCTTGGCTGCTTCATTAGACACTTGTTTGCTAGGATTGCAAGTTTTTGAGCTGATTTGGTGCAATCCTGTCCCTCAAGCCGAGGATCGACAATGTGATGGAACTTCTTAGAATCCGATACATAAGATCTTACCCACTCCAAAAGCTTTTGTTCGTTTCTTGGTAAGTTTCTTTCTACGGCTCTCCTCCCAGTGATAAGCTCATAAAGAACTACGCCAAAGCTCCAGACATCACTCTTAGCAGTCAGCTTACCGGTATGAACATACTCTGGTGCAGCATATCCTATGGTGCCAACAACCTTTGTAAAGAGAAAATAAGTCATTCATTTTGCATATCAGTAGAATATCCGGATTGGATTACAAACTAAGGTTTAGAGTTCAGAATTCCAACCAGCAATATGAACTCATAAAactcaagtcaacaaagaatatAGTTAAAAATATATGAATCTGTTCAAGATAACCTTCCCAGCATGTTCTTGCAATCATCTAATGTTATCATGCAATATTGTCAATTTTCTATCATTATGGTATACTTAAAAGTAGCGTATaactctattttttaatttttcctgTCAAAATAAAAAGTACAGTATAATGACTTTTTCTCTACAAGATATAGACATTTACTTACTGCTGTTGAAACATAGCCAGACCCTTCTGAGGGTCCTTGCCTAGCAAGTCCAAAATCTGAAAGCTTTGCATTGAAGTCCTCATCCAGCAAGATGTTGGATGTTTTAAAATCTCGAAATATTAGCTGCATCAGATACAAAGGAAATCAGTATTTTATTACTACCAGAATCGTCTAGAGATATTAGCTGGCGAGAGTGGCCAGATAAAAAAGACATCCAAAGCATGACCATGAATCAAAATTAAAATGAGTTAAGTTATGGCAGGAGCATAAGGACTCTTTTCTAAAGAGCACAGTTAAAAATCCAAATGAGAAAGCCAAGTAACATGCTTTTGTTAACTGTTCCACATTTCTAATTTCAACGCAGAAGCTACTTAAAACACACAGATTCACAGTGATCCCACACATGAAATGATTGCTTTACTCACCAAAAATTCACAGAGAGGTTTTAAAAACCCATTTATTGTAAATCCTCATCAATTATTTTCAGCTTGATTGGTTGGTTGTGCATTTCGTAGTACACCCACAAAGAATTTTTCCCCCTTAAAAGAGATTCTGGTATAGTGGTGTTTGGCTTTACCTTAAAACCAATTTTAAAAACTGATTCTCTGCCCAAACGGAAAAACCCAAACCACCTCCATTTGGTCTAAAGCAATATCCTAACTTTGATAATTCTTGTCAAAAGTTCTTTACCAACTATATCATCTTCTATTAAACTTTCGAAACATAAATCAGCCCACTTTAAATTCACTTTTAACTTACAAATAGCTTAGCACAATCAAAAATCACCCGTCAAACATTGACCCTAACCAAACATCCACTACACATTGCATACCGACCCGTATCATTGGCAAGAAAACAAATGAACATAGACCTAAAACCTACAAGCCAAACCAACTGCTCGCACAATCACGGTATCAAACCAAGCAAATGTACAATTTATTCTACTATACCTGAAAGTCCATTTCTTCATGCAGGTAAGCCAAACCACGAGCAGCATCTTGAGCAATCTTCAATCTCGTAATCCAAGAAAGAACCGAGGAAGGAACACGAGCCAAAAGATGATCCTCCAAGCTCTTATTAGGCATAAACTCATAAACCAAAAGCCTCTGAATCCCTCTCTCATCATCTTCAGCACAATAACCAACCAACCTCACCAAATTCGGATGCTTAATCACCCCTAACAAATTCACTTCATTAATCCACTCCTTATGCCCCTGAAAACTAGAAATtcaacacaaacaaaaaaaaagccCCATTATAACCACAAAACACatcaaactaaaaaaacaaaGTCAGTTCAGTTGATAACTATACAGGAACATCGTAGTCCGGGATCGAGCCCGACGGCCTAAATCATTATTGAACAAAGAGGGATAAATTGAACATGCCTGATGACCGTTACGATTCAATTGTTTAACAGCAACATCAATTTGGGAACGGTGAGAGTGATGATTTAGGGTTCCTCTATAGACAGACCCGAAGCCACCTTCGCCAATCAAGAGAGCTCTATTGAAGCCGCGAGTGGCGGTTTTAAGGtcagagaaagagaagagaacgAGGTGATTGGCACGGCGTTGAGAGAGAAACTCGTGGAAGCCGATCGTGTCGGAGAAGTCTCTTGAATCGGAGTCGTATTCGGAACGGCGAGAGTCCATTAAGCTTAGGGAACGCGCCCATGAGACGCGTGAGCCTCTTGAGCTTGAGGCTGAACCTTCTTCGTCTTCGGCTACGACTCCTCGTTTCTCTGATCCTCCGTTGGAGAAATGGAAGCACTTCATTTTGTGGAGAAGGAAGAACACGGAAGGGAAGAAGCGTGAAGTTGGTAGTCAAGAAAAGGCAACAGAAGAGAATAGAATTACATTGTCTTCCTTCGACTTCAATCTTCAATGATAATAACGGCTTGTTGTTCAATAATGTTGTTTTCTTCATTCATTAACtaggattttttttcaaaatagactaaatctcaaaaattgaaattataataTTCATGTTTAGTCAGTAAATTAGTttctatatttataaaatattttaatttaaattttaaaataaaaataaatgaattaaaatatttagaagtATGAAATTATAGATGGTTAGTTGTTATTCTCATAGGAATTAAAAGATTTTCATCCTATAACATAGGAATAAAAAGTGATGAAACTATGTGCAAAATAAATTTTtaggaaaaaaaaaaatttcggcattattttttaaaacttaaaacaaaCATTGGAATGAAAAATATTTCACCCTATCTTAAAAGTAAAAACAAATGCCTCCTTAGATATTGAAATTGCAAGACATGGtttaatgaaattataattaaaaaataaacttaGTTGTCTACTAAAATTTAGGGATGGCAATTTAATCCATACTCAATGAGTATCGTCAAAAATCTCATTACGGATAgggtaaaattttgaaaaatgagtACAAATACTAGTAGTTATTCATTAAAACAAAGGGGTATGAGTGTGGACGGACATAAGTATCTTACTACTCACCATATCTTATACATAcactaatatttatataatattatttatattattatataaaaaaatatacttttatcaattttcaaaaaaCATATTGTTATTGTACTATTATACATTTTAAAaatgtgtttatttattttctaattcaACAGCaacattcataatttttttaatattattataaaatataaaactatatgatattttataattaattaatttaattttactataaataccaataaataaatacaaatatatatatatatatatatatatatatatatatatatatatatatatatatatatatatatatatatatatatatatatatatatatataaaattggtGCTTATGCAAGTATGAAAACTTTTTCAAACTGCACATATGAAAACGGATACTATAGTATCTGGCTCAAATTCTTTTTATTATCATACTTATTGAAATTTGAGTAAGGGTGGAAAAACATTATTGACATTTCTTATTTAACTTAAACACACATTTTGATTAagcctcaaaaaaaaaaagatgaataaaTTGAGTCAATTTAGgtaattgaatttaaaattccaccatattttatttatttgtatattagCGAGTTGATAGATCGACTCGTCAAACAAaaatcttttattatatattttctaattaaattttaaattttaaattttgaaaaaaaattaaacatgtattagcaaagataataaataaatatttttgtgttgACTAACTTTAATTCATATTTTAGACTCTTTCTTTCATATTGATAATGATATGGAGTATCCAAAAACAAATGATTAAAAATCCCTATCGagtaaaataaacatataaatataatatattgtgaAATAATTTAACATCATCAACAAATTTaacattataattaataaattttaaaaataaataaatcctcCAACATAaacttataattaaaataaaattaaaaaaaattaaataaatcctCCAACATAAatctataattaaaataaaattcaacaaaACTAAAAACTCCCtccaacataaaataaattcaataacATTAACACTGTGTTTGGTTTGAGAGAAGTTGTAAAGAGAGACTTAGCAAAGAGAAAAGTTGAAGAGAAATACTATATTTCTCTTGCTTGGTgaacaaagaaagagaagagacaGATTTAAAAAACGTGCGGCCCACAGCTTTTTGCAATCTCCTCTATTTAGAGAAGAAATGAAACAGATGCTTGTTATCTTTTTATCTTTCCATTTATACCCTCGTTTTCTTTCCATAACAATTAAGCTACAAATATACTACTGTGTAAAAATAGATCATGTGAGCAgtaaaattaaacaaaagttgACTAATCAGTAATAAATACATAATTGtatgataaatattaaatataacaaGACTGTAACAATAAACTGCTAATCAAAATTtgacaaaaattatttttaaaataaatgttgcAAACGATTATTTGGTAATCaaagtaataattaatttttaaaaagtggaTAATAagaaaaactaattaaattatcAAGTAAAATTTTGACaactttttttgagttttttttttgaaaaaatcattACAaagattaaatttttaattaggGGCTTTTCTGTCAATTTATTAAATCATTCAACTTCTCTCTTTCCtttttctcttctatctctcttATACCAATCAATATATTAAATCTATCTAATTTCTCTCATACTTCTCTCTTTCTCATCTCTttcttatctctttctctctttccaaTCTCTTCTCGCAACCAAACACACTATAAAAGAATCTAAaagtaaaacaaattttaaaataaatccaACAATAAAATCtatataaaacaattatttttattttatttaactccTCAATCGGCTCTTTCCTGCCCCGCATAAAACTATTTTATCTATACGCTAAACGAGACGAGTTAATTAATAAAATCGAGTTGAAAACTTTCATTCAATCTACTTAAAATGGCAAGTTAAATGGGTCAGTTTGggataggggtgttcaaaaccaaaccaacccaataaaaaactgcaaactaaaccaaaccaaaccgaaaccacaaaaaaccgcatttagttcggattagtttgagtcatcttttaacaaaatcgcACGGTTCGAtccggtttgcggtttgtattttgcaaaCCGAATCAaatcgcattatgttacaacctaacttttacttaactcacattcgatccaaacttaaatctattataccttaaccttatgataatatgattacgaacaattttctcatccttacacatatgatttcagtcccgatcttctcaaatctctgatagcattatcgcgccttctttgtcacatacatcttctctcttcttctataatctctactatcttatattctttctttttctccttctcatttttatgcaaatattctctatttcagtttcgtttttatcgcacatcttcttctttaatctctcaactcttttattttttctttttcacattcactaatctctcgtctcttctaatttttttgttttattataataatttatatattgttttatgctagtattttatgtttattattctacttttgtctaatttaatttttacatattaaatggaaagttgttgtcaaaatatatcgagttttgttgttatttgatagtatatgaatgtctaaatacaaagttatgttgtcatctatatgtgtatgtatggctcaataaatatTTGTAGAAAAACCGAACCAATCGAACCGATCCAAatcgcattagtttggtttggttcagatttcttttaaaagtcaaccaaaccaaaccaaaccgcgcaATTTTttttcttgcggttcggatgattttttttatcaaaaccgctcaaaccgcaccgcgaatacCCCTAAGTTGAGAGATCCAACCCATTTACCAAATGTGTTAAAATAGATATGAAATCATCATCTTGAAGTTTAACAAATATATGCAACTTATTTTCCATAACGTGTTATTTATAACTACTACATTAAATTTTGAGGACCTTTTTTcctctaaacttttgaagaggAAGCACGTTGAAAGAGGGAGCTCATTGACTAACAATTGAACAACATCGAGAAGCATTTTGATATTCTCTAACTTAAGGTTCTAAATTGTCAAATTGCCAGTGTTAAAGTGACTCACAAATCTAGTTCAGACATAAATGTTGTAGCCCTCGATTTCAGTTTCAAGCAAATATTGTGTAGCATGGACTCTAATTACACTTCGTCATTATTCGTTTACAAATTTTGCAACACAATTGTTTATCACAAAGTCTATATAAAGCTCATAGGGTGTCTTTATGAAAACATAGCTGATACCATTATATTTGGTATCCACACATGATAGGATAAATTTTGTCCTTTctatatcatattttatttttattccattttataTCCTATCACCGCACCAAACGGTCTCTTAGACTTTACAAAAAATTTCTAACATCATATACCCAAATACTCTTTTGGTctaatattataagcaaattcttcctatttaaatatttttaaaaaatttaaaattaataaaaaattaataattttatataatttaaaaaaattcattgacACAGCTAAGTAAACAAAATACCAtgaattctattatatatattaggtaagcaaaataaaaatatgcataaataatatgtaaatgacaaaattacccttacaagaaaatatatttaatttgataaaaattaaaattagtattcattttttaaaatttcaataattattttatttttaaatatttcaatttattagcttttaattttttatattctaTAAAGTTACAAAATTTCCCCTTTGACAATatcatacatattttttttaaattattttttaatattttttatttaatatcaaattaatctttatttatattttatcggggataaattagtaaattattttcttatcctTTACTGAAGTTGTTGCGGTTTCCCGCCATGGCAAGCCTTTTTGTCTTCCTTACGGAAGACTTTTGTTTTGTTATCCTTTAGTTTAGTACTTATTTTGTCTCTTAGTACTTATTGTAACTCTGGGGTTGCATGTATCACCACTTATCTTGAGTGGTTGTGTATCTGGTTTTTGTAGTAATGGAATATATTTTAACTTCAAATCTTTGCTTACTTTATGTTACAAACCTTATTTAAGGATAACGCCATTTTGGCGAAACATTCGCCATTTTAGCCCACGACACATATtttaatatctacgtttttgcaatttttacttcgCCATTttggcttgtatcttttcagatattttccatttactcttaagatcctacgatcttctgccagttTT contains:
- the LOC131601998 gene encoding serine/threonine-protein kinase PCRK1-like, translated to MKCFHFSNGGSEKRGVVAEDEEGSASSSRGSRVSWARSLSLMDSRRSEYDSDSRDFSDTIGFHEFLSQRRANHLVLFSFSDLKTATRGFNRALLIGEGGFGSVYRGTLNHHSHRSQIDVAVKQLNRNGHQGHKEWINEVNLLGVIKHPNLVRLVGYCAEDDERGIQRLLVYEFMPNKSLEDHLLARVPSSVLSWITRLKIAQDAARGLAYLHEEMDFQLIFRDFKTSNILLDEDFNAKLSDFGLARQGPSEGSGYVSTAVVGTIGYAAPEYVHTGKLTAKSDVWSFGVVLYELITGRRAVERNLPRNEQKLLEWVRSYVSDSKKFHHIVDPRLEGQDCTKSAQKLAILANKCLMKQPRSRPKMSEVVEILDNIINETVPADECISQAVAETGEGKEVNLSVEDAEREPAKQGSSYLKKVFELRDMVSLRNKSVGRFDWKSWAPGLVRTW
- the LOC131602000 gene encoding probable serine/threonine-protein kinase PBL10, with the translated sequence MGINIVSAMGVCLGSQVKADGQTNSGLSSKSVNLDTEDIILTSPTSEIEISAGSVSRTDPCVGEILQSSNLKSFALTELQAATRNFRVDSVLGDGGFGSVFKGWIDENSASAAKPGKGIAVAVKKLCQDGLKGHEEMLADVNYLGQLSHPHLVKLIGYCLEDENKLLVYEFMPRGSLENHLFLRGSYFQPLSWCLRLKVAIGVAKGLAFLHSADKKVIYRNFKTSNVLLDSNYNAKLSNFGLAKVGSAVDKGRVSTRLTYGYAAPEYVATGIHSAKSGVYSFGVVLLEILSGRRVVDKNRPQRQQNLVEWAKPYLPSKRKILRVMDNRLEGQYELDDAYKVATLSLRCLATEAKLRPNMDEVVTNLELLQVQNVDGCNQNHLRRRSADDVTRVRTATAYPQRSTSMLCT